The following DNA comes from Naumovozyma castellii chromosome 4, complete genome.
AACATTCTGTACATTTTAGATTCAGCTCTTGTTGAAAACTGTGGACCTTCCATACACACTACTGTCAAATCTTTATCGTAGTGAAGAGTGCAAGGCTCGTTGGTTTCAAAGTTTTCTAACgaatctttaaatttgtaaatataTTTAGCAAAGCTTTCAGAAAATGGGTTACCAAATCCAACATGGCCTACTAGaccttcatcattaaaatAAGAAGAGTGTCTAATACCCTTGGTTCTATCAATGATTTGTTGAGGCAAGACAAAATCTCTTGGTTTGATCTTTTCTTGTAAGGAACCAACAGCACTGAAGGATAGAACAGCCTTACAAGAGAGGTTTTTCAAGGCGGCCATATTTGCCCTGAATGGGACTTTCGTTGGTGGATATTCATGGTTAACACCATGTCTTGCAATAAATGCCACGTGGAAATCGTTATTAccaataaattttgaaatagtTATTGGAGAAGATGTGGTCCCCCATGGAGTTTGCATTGCGGGAATGATAGCAATGGGTTCTAGACAATCTAATTTGTAGAGACCAGTACCCCCGATGATACCTAGGTCGATGGGACCCGAAAAAGTGGAAGTTAGTTCTGTGTGtgtcattttctttatcaatATTCTGCTTATCGGTATATCAATAATGCTGATATCATTAAATGTGGAGTTGAAAGTTCAGTAGAAATTTGATCTGTCAAAAGC
Coding sequences within:
- the MEU1 gene encoding S-methyl-5-thioadenosine phosphorylase (ancestral locus Anc_5.204); this translates as MTHTELTSTFSGPIDLGIIGGTGLYKLDCLEPIAIIPAMQTPWGTTSSPITISKFIGNNDFHVAFIARHGVNHEYPPTKVPFRANMAALKNLSCKAVLSFSAVGSLQEKIKPRDFVLPQQIIDRTKGIRHSSYFNDEGLVGHVGFGNPFSESFAKYIYKFKDSLENFETNEPCTLHYDKDLTVVCMEGPQFSTRAESKMYRMFGGDVINMSVIPEAKLARECELPYQMICMATDYDAWRDNEEPVTVETVIGHLTNNGRNANSLASKIIMEMAQGLPEFMLTGDGLRDSMKMSISTKPEAMSKETLSKLKFLFPNHW